From Rhododendron vialii isolate Sample 1 chromosome 7a, ASM3025357v1:
tttggtgtggtcgggtacgtaattgaaactcgtttgcaattggacataggtgcattgcgtattgtggggttttttttatagggatacaaaaaaaaccaatgtggaggtcaagtttgttaagtttaattatgaactaaatgaataatcaaatgctgacgtggcacattttagTTATCGTTTTTTATTATTCCCATTGCGAATGCTCTAAGATTCTTCACATTTATCCACCATTATTCCATTATTAAATtcaaataacaaacaaaataccCACTTCCTAAAATTTCCCAAGTTTAATCCCATCCATTCTCCGTATTCACCCACcaatataaacaaataaaatttcgtaatctctctctcttcactctctctctctctccattgcaACAATGGAGAAAGGGCAAACCTCCTCCACGACAGAAGAAGATCAACaacccaccaccacccaccaccTGACCCTCCCACCGTCTCTGACCCAAGACGAGTTCACCGAGATAAACCACTTCATCTCCGAGTTCCACACGTACCGGGTCAACCCCGGCCAATGCTCCTCCCTCCTCGCCCAGCGCGTCCACGCCCCGCGCTACGTCGTCTGGTCCATCGTCCGGCAATTCGACAAGCCCCAGACCTACAAGCATTTCATCAAGAGCTGCACCGTGGGTGAAGACTTCGACATGACCCCCGGGTGCACGCGTGAGGTCAACGTCATCTCCGGGCTGCCGGCCGCGACCAGCACCGAGCGGCTCGACGTGCTTGACGACGACCGGTGCGTGACCGGGTTCAGCATCACGGGGGGCGAGCACCGGCTGAGGAACTACAAGTCGCTGACGACGGTGCACGAGCTGGAGCGCGAAGGGCGGATCTGGACCGTTGTCCTCGAGTCGTACCTCGTGGACGTGCCGGAGGGGAACACGGAGGAGGACACCCGGCTCTTTGCCGATACGGTGGTGAGGTTGAATCTGCAGAAACTAGCGTCGCTCGCCGAAGGGTTGGCCCGTGACGGGGACGGCAGATCACAGGTGATTTGAATAATCAGTAGTAGTAGTGCTACTGCTACGTGGTTTTACGGAGAAGAAATTAACcagaaagttttatttttattttttttacgtatttttcttttgggggttatgttttgttttttgtttttgtttttgtttttcttttcttttcttggagttTACGAAAGGAATCGTTGTGTGaattggaaaagaaagagaatggCATGAGATTGCCAGCCTGTAGTAGATGGTTGAAGtgttgtgtgagagagagagagagagagagagatgggcagTATGGTCAATGAAGTGTACAGAAAACGATGGCATGGCTCATCGGATGGTGTAATATTTTTTCGCTTTTCTAATAGTTTAATTGATGTTTAATTTCGTTTTTAATTAGATAAATGTGGATAACATATTTTCCTTACATTAATTAGTGATTCCtggaggggaaaaagaaaaaaaagaacgtCTTGAGGTGGAGGATTGTAGTCGATTATTCCAAGATCTAATTCCAGTTTTTTTTCTAATGAAGTGAAAATGCGTTTATGATATgaagtttgttttacgttcgtTTATTTTAGTGCTTCAACCCGAAGCAATAGCTTCTAACTAGTTCAGTGAATAAGATGGCTGAACTCCAGCTCACTCAAAAATATGAGACGACAGTGAGCCGCGGGTAGGCTCGTTCTGATCTTGTAACTCAGTACAAGATCACAACCATGAAGACTGCATGCTACCAATTAAAAAAcgaaaatcaaaattaaagGCCACTTTATCTAGAGTTATCGTTTTGACCTTTAGCTAAAAGtggtttttcctctttctttttacCTCAAATCAAGAAGGAGTATTTATTGGAGTATTATTGGGGATGCTTTCAAGAATTTAAGAATCGATTCACCCCTAATCCAGGCGATTAAAAGGTAAAAGAAGGAATCCATTTTACTCGAAAGTTGTTCCATCACATTATTAATTATAAGAATTGCGTATTAGTATTTCAGTAATTGTAGTTTTCTCAACGAAGTGATTTATAATCCTGGAAATGGTAGACtaatttttatagatttttcaaccattaaaattattttttcacgtagtatcatactccctccgtccctttttaagtgtcctgcttcgtaactccaacttattaaaaagacatcatcattacacatttcacatcaactttttcctctactttccctacttacccatcatcattacacttttactcattaacttttcaaaataaaatctatttttatggacaaaatagacaatacaccaacttttacccccctaactttacaaaatggacacttattaagggacagcttaaaatggaatactggacacaaaaaaagagacggaggaagtactaaATTGCATTTGtataatttcttgtttattttagaatactccctccatctcaaaATAATAGCTCACTGCAAAAAGACGTGTAATTTtcgaagaaacaaaaaaagtaaagtatttttgttcataattttttgaattttcttgcATCAAACTAaagatttcaattaattatcaaaaaaaaaaatctcaattaatttttttaaaattgttctGAAGAAATTGTGCATCAATTTTTCCAGTTGATAATACTGTGACATAGCTATTTATCCACCAATGTTATATTATATCCGTAGTGTCTTCCTTATTTTAAGTTCTAGGTTCGCCATTGATGTTACAAAGGTTTTCAAtcccgtcccaatttatttgcttGTTATGGCTAATTCAACTTTTTAAAGAGTCAAAGTTATAAAAGTTTAGATTTTTACAATTATCCCACAATTGAACTTGAGTATATATTTCAATTCAAAACTTGAGGGGCAAATTGAAAGTTTTGTCCTATTTGaatagttattttttaaaaagaggtAAACATTTTGAGAggttcaaaatgaaaacatgaGCAGATAAAATGAAACTCAGGGAGTACTAACCATAACCAAAAACATTGGTGTATGAGACTCggagataaaaataataatactgcCACTCAATAGGAATTTGAGATGTTGTAGAGCGGTGCAGAGCGGTCTATCCGTCGCTCATCTCTGTATTCGATGCTCGGATTTTACCCAAGCAATAGACGATGCAGATTTGTATGTGCTCAGGTTCGATCTGAACCGTTTGTGTCGAGATGAACAACCGGTTTGATTGCGCGCTCTGCACCCGCTAGGCAACATTCCGGATCCCACTTAATAAAACCAAAAGATCtgaggaaaataaaaggaaaaacccaAAAGAGGAAAGGACGTTatctaaaacaaagaaaacaacaaaccgGGTAATAGTGGAAAAGTTGGGGGGAATGAAGACCTAGTACTTTAGGGTAAACAACTTTTAATATTGTGCTTGTCGccattgaattttttatttatttattgtccTTGTCCTCGTTTAGTTGACTAGCTCGACGTTTAGATATATTACAATTAAAGGCGAAAATTTTCAATACtgagtgggtaccacgtggtgcccattAGGCGTATCCGAGCTGTTCGTTGCGTTTTTTGACaattcggatttggagagaacaaaaggagagagaaagtgttggggtgaaaGGAGAGAGTgaatttcaatccgagccgtccaaaaatgtattggacaGACCGGATGTACCAAATAGGCACCACGTGGGTATAGATATATCCACCCGGCACCAAAAAAATTCCTCCAATTAAAGACAGGGAGAGTACAGTTGTTTTTTGGACTACTATTTTTGGGTGAGGGTGAAAGTAGTCTAGATCCTGGCTGCTGCAGCTGTGGAATTTGTAGGGATATGCTCAAGTGGTGCCCCAGCATTTCTGTTAAAATTGTCGTTTATTACTAGCATGATAGCTTGGCATGAAAGGAAGGGGAGGGGCGACCTGGCGACCTGTTTTTCTCAGCATTATAATCATAGAGCCTTCAAACCCGCTACAAATttaggagcagagaccgaaacCCAAAGGTGATTGTCCCACTTGAAGTCAGAGCGATATCAGTAAGGGAGATGCTAGAGGGGTTCAGAAACCCGAGTCGTGGGGCCACCGCTTCTGGGTTTGAGGGATTCGTTAGCACGTCTTGAACTCACGACCCCTGATCTCGCCAAAGACCTGTGGACCATCAGATCACCACCCCAAGTGATAATTTATTAATAGCATGAATGTGTTGTATTGTGAAGTATGTACTCTGCTCGGGAAAACTTTTTAAAGAGAGATGTAAATGATAAcgtgtcttcttttttttttttttaatgagattTTAAACTTCGTCCAATTCAGTCGCacgaaaaagagaaaaggatcaaaatttcaaagtttcTACAACCTTTTTTATGGTCAGTTATCAGAAAAGTTGCGTAATGCAcaaattcaaatatttcacgacaaaactttcttgcaaaatacattatgctgaaattaaagaaaaagattttagtttttctacagaaatttttttcaacagaatACACAAGAAAATAATGTCGTAGTACTTAAAGGTAAAGTAGAGGCTCCTCAGTTCCTTCCGTTGAAAATATTGTGtgagaaatgtttgaaaatatatatagtcTTCGCTCAGTACTTTTCCTAAGAAAACATTTTTTATGTGAAATATTCCCAACAACTGAACGAAACCTTTACTCTACCTTTAAAATTACTATTTTCTTCgtctttttttaagtgtccaattttgtaaattcacCTTTTTATTGAAACGATATCATTACACTTCAAATattactctctccatcccaaaATCTTTGATCTTTTTCGATATTCGCGTCATTCTTTAAACAAGATATCTCCTAATTTATGACATTTTGcataattttgaaaagagaaatgatattggcactccaaaaattgatgcaggcactccaaaatcagtgtaactccaaagccaatttcctttgttttttggagtgcctgcatcaatttttgaagtgccaatatcattttcctttgaaaattttgtattaaaaATCTAATCAAGAacaatcaaacaagatccatattgcatattttttgagattcatattaaaagatataagagtttaaagaacgacacaaatatcgaaaaagttcaaagattttgggacggagggagtataaatttTCATAATCACCCCCTATGGAgatacatcatcattacacttttttcactacattttcaaaaaagatatgctcaaaagggaaaaatagaaaatttagtAACTTTTTCAAAGGAACACATATTAGGGACAACTGAAAATAGAATATTGGACCATAAAAAGGAGACATAAGAagtattaattttttacaagtgCAAGTTTGTAAAAATTCGCGtacttttttctttgaatttctcaatagattaaaaattTGGGACAACCCGTAATATAGAATACTCAGCAAATAAAATAACATAGAGAAGGTATTTATTAATTTATGATAAGAAATGGTGAATGAGGCTGCTAATTGGCGTAGCCGCCATTCTTTGGGCGTGATCacaaaaattttaagaaatGCCAGAAGGATCTGAAGAGTCATAACAACTATTGTTCCTTCCACCCATTCCAGTCGAATGACCAATAAGCAAGAACTAGATCACGAAATCGATAGAATAACTAAAGGGTGTGGATAGCACATATACATAAAACTCTGTGACTTTTCAAGATagaaaaaacggtgcaatttgGTTAAGTTATTGgttaaaccaaaaccaaaactaaaacatatatcaaaaatcaaaatcgtAACAAAATTGAcggttttcattttatttaattCGTAACCAAAGCCAGGGTTAGCTGTTCTATTCGATTTTTCACCAAAATTTGTGATCAACATTTCTAACATAGTTAATACATTATATGTCCAAttacaaaatttccaaataaagCCAACAAATCAATACACCAAAGGTTCAAAGACACTAAATATCCATCATCCGacaacaaaataacataaaatttCCAACAAACTAATATACAATATCTATCAAATTATAcagctttgaattttgaatcttCATAGCTATCAAATTCAACCAAAAAGCAAAGAGTTAAATTACTTTTAACAACACATAATGTTAAGGCTGTAACAAATGTAAGATGAATGGCAATTACCTCGCGAGTAACTCATGAATCCTCGGCCGACTCT
This genomic window contains:
- the LOC131333714 gene encoding abscisic acid receptor PYR1-like; protein product: MEKGQTSSTTEEDQQPTTTHHLTLPPSLTQDEFTEINHFISEFHTYRVNPGQCSSLLAQRVHAPRYVVWSIVRQFDKPQTYKHFIKSCTVGEDFDMTPGCTREVNVISGLPAATSTERLDVLDDDRCVTGFSITGGEHRLRNYKSLTTVHELEREGRIWTVVLESYLVDVPEGNTEEDTRLFADTVVRLNLQKLASLAEGLARDGDGRSQVI